A section of the Kribbella sp. HUAS MG21 genome encodes:
- a CDS encoding maleate cis-trans isomerase, with protein sequence MVTVGLLYPGHSAEDDYPALEARLGGAVKLPVVITSVGEDAHRVDALLDLGRAERLAEGAAELKPARPDAVMWACTSGSFVFGREGANIQAAGVAQALGVPASSTSIAFVDACRALGVQRVAVAASYPEDVAQHFVRFLTAGGVEVVSMGSNGIITAAEVGTLRPEQIVAMVRAADHPDAEAVLVPDTAMHTLEIVDDLENAVGKPILTANQVTVWKGLELVGPVPSLPALGTLFGTRGKSE encoded by the coding sequence ATGGTCACGGTAGGGCTGCTGTACCCCGGACACAGCGCCGAGGACGACTACCCGGCGCTCGAGGCGCGGCTCGGTGGTGCGGTCAAACTGCCGGTGGTCATCACCTCGGTGGGCGAGGACGCGCACCGGGTGGACGCGCTCCTCGACCTCGGCCGGGCGGAGCGGCTCGCCGAGGGGGCCGCGGAGCTGAAGCCGGCCCGGCCGGACGCGGTGATGTGGGCGTGTACGTCGGGCAGCTTCGTGTTCGGGCGTGAAGGCGCGAACATCCAGGCCGCGGGCGTGGCGCAGGCGCTCGGCGTACCGGCGTCGTCGACGTCGATCGCGTTCGTCGACGCGTGCCGGGCGCTCGGCGTCCAGCGGGTCGCCGTCGCGGCGTCGTACCCGGAGGACGTCGCGCAGCACTTCGTCCGGTTCCTGACCGCGGGCGGCGTCGAGGTGGTCTCGATGGGCAGCAACGGGATCATCACCGCGGCCGAGGTCGGCACGCTGCGGCCGGAGCAGATCGTCGCGATGGTGCGGGCCGCCGACCACCCGGACGCCGAGGCCGTCCTGGTGCCGGACACCGCGATGCACACGCTGGAGATCGTCGACGATTTGGAGAACGCGGTCGGCAAGCCGATCCTGACCGCGAACCAGGTGACGGTCTGGAAGGGGCTGGAGCTGGTCGGGCCGGTACCCTCGTTGCCGGCTCTGGGGACGTTGTTCGGCACAAGGGGGAAATCGGAGTGA